The Treponema succinifaciens DSM 2489 region TTCGGAGTGATACATTTCGTACATCCCGAATACGTAATCAGTCAGGTTTAATTCATCAAGTTGATGAAGAACCTTGTCAGCTGTTGTATTTTTATAGCGCGCATACTGTTCCATAAGGAACGTAAAGAATTCCATTTCTTTTGACATTTATTCACCTATAAAAAGTCAGGAACAAATCTTCAGATTTGAGAGTGACTTTTTATGTGCAGTTGTAACGAAGTGAAACTGCACCGTTATATATGAAAGTTTGCAACGCAAACTTTAAAAGATAAAAACTCACGACATCTTAGTGAATTTTTATCTTAATCTCTCCTTAGATACAACGAATTACGAGGTTCTCCTGTAACAAGTTCAGCTTCCCACATATCAAAAATTCCTGCAGGACTGAATTCCCACATTTCAAGTTCTGGATTGCAAAGCATCTGGTAGGTATTAGAAAACAAGAACTTTCTGTAGGAATCCATAATTGGATATCCATATTTATTGCTTATAAGCAGAGATACTTCATTATCATAAAACTGAAGAATGTATGGTATACAGTCAGATATTTGAGGATTTGAAACTTCTACATTGCTACCGTGGTATAAAAGCATATTTTTCTCCATGATGTCATTATAACATATTTTTTGATAAATTGTAGTTGTTGTTGCAATACAAATTTCGATTTGTCGATTTTCTGGACGAAGGCGGCGAATTGGTTTTGGAGGTCGAGAGGAACATCAATTATCTGTTCATCATGGAATTCATTACGATTTAATGTTGGAACTCCTACGCCAGATTTAAATCGCTTCAAATCAAAAAACTCTAAAAGAAATTTTAAATAACAAATATTATTTCCATGTGTATCATTAGAAAATAAGGTTGTATTTAATGGCCAAAAGGGAGTTTCACACATATAAACCTCACCGATTGTACCGGAGCGACCAGTAATAATTCCTTTATCCATTTTTGCTAAGTTATGATTGCCGAGAATACCATTAGAACCAAATACAGGTATTTTTCCTTTACTATCTCTATCTTGTACTGGTAAATCATAACCTCGCTGCATTGTAACAACATCTATTACTTTCTTAGTTGGAAAGTTTTTTGAATTGTAAATTGGATTCCCAAACATCTCGACAAATTCGGATTTGAAAATATTCATACTTTAACCAATGTATTTTTTATGAGAGACTTTGACATTTTGCTGGTCAACCATGGCATATTCCATAGTTGTATCAATTTTTTGATGACCTAGAAGCCTTTGAACCTGTTCTATAGGCATCCCCTTGTCTATGGCTTGGGTTGCCAGGGTTCTACGGAATTTATGAGGGTGCACCTTTTGGATATTCAGGCTTCGGCCAAGCTTACGGAGGGTTATTTCAACACCACTAATTTGTAATCTATTGTGCGGTTCAAGCAGGCTTACAAAAAGAGCTGGATTATTATCTTTGCGCTCGTTCAAATAGTTTAGAAGATGAATTTTTGTTCGCGCATCAAAATACACAGGTCGTTCTTTGGAACCTTTGCCAAATACAACACATTCACGGTTTACAAAATCTACATCCTGTTTATTTAGGGTTACAAGTTCACTTACTCGCATTCCTGTGGAGGCAAGCATATCTATAATTGCAAGATCGCGGGTTGTTTTGCAATTATCGCGAAGTAATACCAGCGTTTCATCAGAATAAGTCTCTTTTATTAGCTTTGCAGTTTTGATTTTATGAATACGGCGAACAGGACTTTTTAGAATATAGTTTTCATCCTCAAGCCAGGTAAAGAATGTGGAAAGAATGCGCCTAACATTATCAATTGTCATTCGGCTTGCATTGTTGATTTTTTGATAATCAGATAAGTATTTGCGTAAATCTTCGGTTTCTATTTGATTAAATGGCTTATGAAGTATGGTGATTGCTTTCTGCAAAGTAGACTTATAATATTTTATAGAACGTTCAGAACAACCTTCTACATGTTTAGCAGCAAGAAAATTCTCCAGTAAAGTTGAATTGTCATTTTTAACATTGCTAGTGCACTCATTATTAGTTGTAATGGTTACATCATAAAGACAATACGTAAGGACTTCATGCAATTTTTGATTTTGTGCATTATTCAGGCTTGCACACATTTGCTGTTCAATGTTTTTGATTAGTGTTTCTTTCATAATAGACTCCTTAAAGCCCATTATGAAAGAAAATTATTTAAAGTCCTTATGAGAAGTATTCTTGCATTTTGCTATCTAGTAGTTCCTGTAAGTCTGTAATCTGTTGTTTTACTACAAATTTCGATTTGTCGATTTGTTGGACGAAGGCGGCAAATTGATTTTGGAGGTCGAGAGGGGGAACAGGGAGGTGTAAATTTGCTAATATCTGTTGATTCAGATTTTGAATATTTGCACCTTTTCCTTTTAGCTGTTCCCTTGTTAAGTCGGTTTTCAAAAAGTGTAAAAGAAAATCTGTATTAAGATTGTCAGTGCTTTTCCGAAACCTTATACAAAAACCGCTGAAAAGAACTTTGCAATCATTCGGATACAGCGCAACACAACGACCTACAAGTTTTTTATTCCCATTTGAGCGCACAAATACAATATCATCATTCTGTAAATAATATTCGCTCGACGGTTCTTCATTTAATGAAATCGATGACAAAGTTTTACAATCTTGAATTTTGTAATTATCTTTGAAATCGCTGACATTTAGACAAAGTATATCTACTCCATTTTCACTCGGAGAGTAGTTCATCCCATTTTTGAAAGTTCCACAATCCCCTAACTTCTTAACTTTCCATTTACCACTTTCAACTGGATTCTCTCCAAACATCTCGACAAATTCGGATTTGAAAATATTCATACTTTAACCAATGTATTTTTATGAGAGACTTTGACATTTTGCTGGTCAACCATGGCATATTCCATAGTTGTATCAATTTTTTGATGACCTAGAAGCCTTTGAACCTGTTCTATAGGCATCCCCTTGTCTATGGCTTGGGTTGCCAGGGTTCTACGGAATTTATGAGGGTGCACCTTTTGGATATTCAGGCTTCGGCCAAGCTTACGGAGGGTTATTTCAACACCACTAATTTGTAATCTATTGTGCGGTTCAAGCAGGCTTACAAAAAGAGCTGGATTATTATCTTTGCGCTCGTTCAAATAGTTTAGAAGATGAATTTTTGTTCGCGCATCAAAATACACAGGTCGTTCTTTGGAACCTTTGCCAAATACAACACATTCACGGTTTACAAAATCTACATCCTGTTTATTTAGGGTTACAAGTTCACTTACTCGCATTCCTGTGGAGGCAAGCATATCTATAATTGCAAGATCGCGGGTTGTTTTGCAATTATCGCGAAGTAATACCAGCGTTTCATCAGAATAAGTCTCTTTTATTAGCTTTGCAGTTTTGATTTTATGAATACGGCGAACAGGACTTTTTAGAATATAGTTTTCATCCTCAAGCCAGGTAAAGAATGTGGAAAGAATGCGCCTAACA contains the following coding sequences:
- a CDS encoding DUF3791 domain-containing protein, producing MSKEMEFFTFLMEQYARYKNTTADKVLHQLDELNLTDYVFGMYEMYHSEAIENAFADIDKLIEAKSK
- a CDS encoding restriction endonuclease subunit S, with protein sequence MNIFKSEFVEMFGNPIYNSKNFPTKKVIDVVTMQRGYDLPVQDRDSKGKIPVFGSNGILGNHNLAKMDKGIITGRSGTIGEVYMCETPFWPLNTTLFSNDTHGNNICYLKFLLEFFDLKRFKSGVGVPTLNRNEFHDEQIIDVPLDLQNQFAAFVQKIDKSKFVLQQQLQFIKKYVIMTSWRKICFYTTVAM
- the xerA gene encoding site-specific tyrosine recombinase/integron integrase; translated protein: MKETLIKNIEQQMCASLNNAQNQKLHEVLTYCLYDVTITTNNECTSNVKNDNSTLLENFLAAKHVEGCSERSIKYYKSTLQKAITILHKPFNQIETEDLRKYLSDYQKINNASRMTIDNVRRILSTFFTWLEDENYILKSPVRRIHKIKTAKLIKETYSDETLVLLRDNCKTTRDLAIIDMLASTGMRVSELVTLNKQDVDFVNRECVVFGKGSKERPVYFDARTKIHLLNYLNERKDNNPALFVSLLEPHNRLQISGVEITLRKLGRSLNIQKVHPHKFRRTLATQAIDKGMPIEQVQRLLGHQKIDTTMEYAMVDQQNVKVSHKKYIG
- a CDS encoding restriction endonuclease subunit S, encoding MNIFKSEFVEMFGENPVESGKWKVKKLGDCGTFKNGMNYSPSENGVDILCLNVSDFKDNYKIQDCKTLSSISLNEEPSSEYYLQNDDIVFVRSNGNKKLVGRCVALYPNDCKVLFSGFCIRFRKSTDNLNTDFLLHFLKTDLTREQLKGKGANIQNLNQQILANLHLPVPPLDLQNQFAAFVQQIDKSKFVVKQQITDLQELLDSKMQEYFS
- the xerA gene encoding site-specific tyrosine recombinase/integron integrase, with the protein product MKETLIKNIEQQMCASLNNAQNQKLHEVLTYCLYDVTITTNNECTSNVKNDNSTLLENFLAAKHVEGCSERSIKYYKSTLQKAITILHKPFNQIETEDLRKYLSDYQKINNASRMTIDNVRRILSTFFTWLEDENYILKSPVRRIHKIKTAKLIKETYSDETLVLLRDNCKTTRDLAIIDMLASTGMRVSELVTLNKQDVDFVNRECVVFGKGSKERPVYFDARTKIHLLNYLNERKDNNPALFVSLLEPHNRLQISGVEITLRKLGRSLNIQKVHPHKFRRTLATQAIDKGMPIEQVQRLLGHQKIDTTMEYAMVDQQNVKVSHKNTLVKV